The following are encoded in a window of Flavobacterium sp. WC2421 genomic DNA:
- a CDS encoding DUF983 domain-containing protein gives MLKKGSKLYSILTGTCPKCQKESMYLDQNVLHLGNILKMNEKCSHCGLKYQIEPSFFYGAMYVSYGLNVATGIAAFIVSYLIFGSSLKVAFIAIIASIIILFPFILRWSRNIYINMFVSYDPNFKA, from the coding sequence ATGTTAAAAAAAGGATCCAAATTATATAGCATTTTAACAGGAACTTGTCCTAAATGTCAGAAAGAGAGCATGTATTTAGATCAAAACGTGCTGCATTTGGGCAATATTTTAAAAATGAATGAAAAATGCAGTCATTGTGGTCTAAAATATCAAATTGAACCCTCCTTCTTTTATGGAGCTATGTACGTTAGTTATGGACTAAATGTAGCTACAGGAATTGCTGCCTTTATAGTTTCCTATTTAATTTTTGGCTCCTCTTTAAAAGTGGCTTTTATAGCTATAATAGCATCTATTATTATATTATTTCCATTTATATTAAGATGGTCAAGAAATATCTATATTAATATGTTTGTTTCTTACGATCCAAATTTTAAAGCTTAA
- a CDS encoding NAD(P)/FAD-dependent oxidoreductase, translating to MIDYLIVGSGLAGISFSEMALKHHKSILVLDNYSQNSSRIAGGLYNPVILKRFSEVWCAQEQLVLMESFYSVIEKKLKIQFDFKKPILRKFFSIEEQNNWFTASDKEALSPFLSPNIITTQFSGIHSPYNYGEVLHTGYIDTALLLEKYRAYLMEHNLFLCESFDYDSLVIHNEGVSYKDIQAKNIIFAEGFGMHANPFFNHLPLDGTKGELFIIKAPQLNLDVIINTSVFILPLGGDLFKVGATYNWKDKTDLPTEEGKQELIDRIKEIITCDFEIVEHFAGVRPTVKDRRPLVGTHSEHNSMHILNGLGTRGVMLGPAMAKALFENIEEGIPLDTVININRFKPKKQ from the coding sequence ATGATTGATTATTTAATTGTTGGTTCTGGATTAGCAGGAATATCATTTTCCGAAATGGCTCTAAAGCATCATAAGTCAATTTTGGTTCTGGATAATTATTCTCAAAATTCATCTAGAATTGCTGGGGGATTATACAATCCTGTTATTTTAAAACGATTTAGTGAAGTTTGGTGTGCTCAGGAACAATTAGTATTGATGGAAAGCTTTTATTCTGTTATTGAAAAGAAACTTAAAATACAATTCGATTTTAAAAAGCCAATTCTAAGAAAGTTTTTTTCTATAGAAGAACAAAATAATTGGTTTACAGCTTCGGATAAAGAAGCTTTATCTCCTTTCTTGTCTCCAAATATAATTACAACCCAATTTTCTGGAATTCACTCACCTTATAATTATGGCGAAGTACTTCATACTGGATATATTGATACAGCTTTGTTATTAGAAAAATATAGAGCTTATCTAATGGAGCATAATTTATTTTTGTGCGAATCCTTTGATTATGATTCTTTAGTCATCCATAATGAAGGTGTTAGTTATAAAGATATCCAAGCTAAGAATATAATCTTTGCTGAGGGATTTGGTATGCATGCAAATCCTTTCTTTAACCACTTGCCGTTAGATGGTACAAAAGGGGAGTTGTTTATCATCAAAGCGCCACAATTAAACTTAGATGTAATAATTAATACTAGTGTTTTTATTTTACCACTAGGCGGAGACTTGTTTAAAGTAGGTGCCACTTATAATTGGAAAGACAAAACAGATTTGCCTACAGAAGAAGGCAAGCAGGAGTTAATAGACAGAATAAAAGAAATTATTACCTGTGATTTTGAAATTGTGGAACACTTTGCTGGTGTACGACCTACAGTAAAAGATAGAAGACCTTTGGTAGGAACACATTCAGAGCACAATTCAATGCATATTCTTAATGGACTAGGGACTCGTGGCGTAATGCTAGGACCTGCAATGGCAAAAGCTTTATTTGAAAATATTGAAGAAGGAATACCTTTAGATACAGTTATTAATATAAATCGGTTTAAACCTAAAAAACAATAA